The Xanthobacter flavus genome includes a window with the following:
- a CDS encoding prepilin-type N-terminal cleavage/methylation domain-containing protein → MSTIASRRRRAGFGLIEILVAMTLTGLVLAAIAMVTAKWLPAWQRGLGRVQQSELVALALDRMAADLAAAAFLPAVQGGAETLFQGSSERVVFVREVLAPGAARGLEVVELAPVPDGRGSAMVRRAAPYAPPAEAGGLPSFGAPVRLLRPPVSVSFSYAGRDGAWHAEWRGEEELPRAVRMVVREGGRATGASTSVTIRSDAPAFCAADATKPICGTAIGFSGSRAKAVSGAGGNGGGATQ, encoded by the coding sequence ATGAGCACCATCGCCTCGCGCCGCCGCCGCGCCGGCTTCGGCCTCATCGAGATCCTGGTGGCGATGACGCTCACCGGGCTGGTGCTCGCCGCCATCGCCATGGTGACGGCGAAATGGCTCCCCGCCTGGCAGCGCGGGCTGGGGCGGGTGCAGCAGAGCGAACTTGTCGCCCTCGCCCTCGACCGCATGGCGGCGGACCTCGCCGCCGCCGCTTTCCTGCCTGCCGTGCAGGGTGGGGCGGAGACCCTGTTCCAGGGATCGTCCGAGCGCGTGGTCTTCGTGCGCGAAGTGCTCGCGCCCGGCGCGGCGCGGGGCTTGGAGGTTGTCGAATTGGCGCCCGTGCCGGACGGGCGCGGCTCCGCCATGGTCCGCCGCGCCGCGCCCTATGCGCCGCCGGCCGAGGCCGGGGGGCTTCCGTCGTTCGGCGCGCCGGTGCGGCTGCTGCGCCCGCCGGTCAGCGTCTCCTTCTCCTATGCCGGCCGCGACGGGGCATGGCACGCCGAATGGCGCGGCGAGGAGGAACTGCCGCGCGCGGTGCGCATGGTGGTGCGCGAGGGGGGGCGGGCCACCGGCGCCTCCACCTCCGTCACCATCCGCTCGGACGCGCCCGCCTTCTGCGCCGCCGACGCCACCAAGCCCATCTGCGGGACCGCCATCGGCTTCAGCGGATCGCGCGCGAAAGCGGTCTCCGGCGCGGGCGGCAACGGCGGGGGAGCGACGCAATGA
- a CDS encoding prepilin-type N-terminal cleavage/methylation domain-containing protein has product MAAPDLRLRRRTAGFTLIEVLVALAVVAASLGAIAMVAGSSLRGTRILERRVALLQTARAVETGIPSRDLIQIGRTEGEIAGHRWQMDVQPMTLAGLPDTAPWTPLDIRIRVRGPGGEMVALETVRLVRSRPQ; this is encoded by the coding sequence GTGGCCGCTCCTGATCTGCGCCTCCGGCGCCGCACCGCCGGTTTCACCCTGATCGAGGTGCTGGTGGCGCTGGCGGTGGTCGCGGCCTCTCTCGGCGCCATCGCCATGGTGGCGGGCTCCAGCCTGCGCGGCACCAGGATCCTGGAGCGGCGGGTGGCGCTGCTGCAGACCGCCCGCGCCGTGGAGACGGGCATTCCGAGCCGCGATCTCATCCAGATCGGCCGCACCGAAGGCGAGATCGCCGGTCATCGCTGGCAGATGGACGTGCAGCCTATGACGCTCGCCGGCCTGCCGGACACTGCGCCCTGGACGCCCCTCGACATCCGCATCCGCGTGCGCGGCCCCGGCGGCGAGATGGTGGCGCTGGAGACGGTGCGCCTTGTGCGGAGCCGGCCGCAATGA
- a CDS encoding prepilin-type N-terminal cleavage/methylation domain-containing protein, with the protein MSRGRAKAGGGEAGFTLLEVVCALAIVAALATLALPRLAPGTSRAKLESLAVEAAALLKADRAAAIRRGVPVATAVDATGRRMTSGSAGRVVRVPGDVQMDTVLPATCDGRPARASVQFFPSGLSCGGVVAMLKGGTGYEVRVNWLTGGVEIVPRGRS; encoded by the coding sequence ATGTCGCGCGGGCGCGCAAAGGCGGGGGGCGGCGAGGCGGGGTTCACCCTGCTGGAGGTCGTGTGCGCCCTCGCCATCGTCGCCGCGCTGGCGACCCTCGCGCTGCCGCGTCTCGCGCCGGGCACCTCGCGGGCGAAGCTCGAATCCCTCGCTGTGGAGGCCGCCGCGCTTTTGAAGGCCGACCGCGCCGCCGCCATCCGCCGGGGCGTACCGGTGGCGACGGCGGTGGATGCCACCGGCCGACGCATGACCTCCGGCTCAGCCGGCCGGGTGGTGCGCGTGCCCGGCGACGTGCAGATGGACACCGTGCTGCCCGCGACCTGCGACGGCCGGCCGGCGCGCGCCTCGGTGCAATTCTTCCCCTCCGGCCTCTCCTGCGGCGGCGTGGTGGCCATGCTCAAGGGCGGGACGGGCTATGAGGTGCGGGTGAACTGGCTCACCGGCGGCGTCGAGATTGTGCCCCGTGGCCGCTCCTGA
- the gspG gene encoding type II secretion system major pseudopilin GspG, giving the protein MMAHIPSRSRRRKSEGGYTLVELLVVITIIGLIVALVGPRVLGYLGDSKVKTAKIQIQGFSSALDLFYLDAGRYPSSSEGLNALVQRPGNVSTWNGPYLKGGTVPLDPWGKAYAYRAPGQHGPFDIVSLGSDGQEGGTGNAADVTSWAR; this is encoded by the coding sequence ATGATGGCCCATATCCCGTCCCGCTCTCGTCGCCGGAAGAGCGAAGGCGGCTACACGCTGGTGGAACTGCTGGTGGTCATCACCATCATCGGCCTCATCGTCGCCCTCGTGGGGCCGCGCGTGCTCGGCTATCTCGGCGACAGCAAGGTGAAGACGGCGAAGATCCAGATCCAGGGCTTCTCCAGCGCCCTCGATCTCTTCTATCTGGATGCCGGCCGCTATCCCTCCTCGTCGGAAGGGCTGAACGCGCTGGTGCAGCGGCCGGGCAATGTCTCGACCTGGAACGGGCCGTACCTGAAGGGCGGCACCGTGCCGCTCGATCCCTGGGGCAAGGCCTACGCCTATCGCGCGCCGGGCCAGCATGGGCCGTTCGACATCGTCTCCCTCGGCTCCGACGGGCAGGAGGGCGGCACGGGCAATGCCGCCGACGTCACGAGCTGGGCGCGGTAG
- a CDS encoding type II secretion system F family protein, with translation MATFSYRALTQAGQIVSGEIAAPTEAEVRRRIEFLGLVPVETTPLKEKKESAFGFTFGAPKAEDVTLFTRDLALLLRAGARLDEALELLTGDTDLGRMRAVARKIRADVLAGESLAEALASHPKLFPPVYVALVKVGEASGTVDRMLELVAAERQRAEELRRKVVSALQYPAFVLVAAGGVLVFFLMFVMPQFSSVLRDMGAKLDPMVQVLLDLSDGLQAHAMEVGIAAVVLPALTFLALRRKEVRGAVTGVLSKLPLVRTVLLFRRSAVFCRNLSILLGNGVTLTAALRIIVDVMAAGEEASVWAKAADRVRHGGRLSDAFAEGDVLPPMAIRMLRLGEETGQLALLSGRIADFYEEKLQRALARVVAVIGPAAIVTISVVVGGLIVSVMTALLSVSQSIG, from the coding sequence ATGGCCACTTTCTCCTACCGCGCGCTCACCCAGGCCGGGCAGATCGTGAGCGGCGAGATCGCCGCGCCGACCGAGGCGGAGGTGCGCCGCCGCATCGAATTCCTCGGCCTCGTGCCGGTGGAGACGACGCCGCTCAAGGAGAAGAAGGAGAGCGCCTTCGGCTTCACCTTCGGCGCGCCCAAGGCGGAGGACGTGACCCTCTTCACCCGCGACCTCGCTCTGCTGCTGCGCGCGGGCGCGCGGCTGGACGAGGCGCTGGAACTGCTCACCGGCGACACCGACCTCGGCCGCATGCGCGCCGTCGCCCGCAAGATCCGCGCGGACGTGCTGGCCGGCGAAAGTCTGGCGGAGGCATTGGCGTCCCATCCCAAGCTTTTCCCGCCGGTCTATGTGGCGCTGGTGAAGGTTGGCGAGGCCTCCGGCACCGTGGACCGGATGCTGGAACTGGTCGCCGCCGAGCGCCAGCGGGCCGAGGAGCTGCGCCGCAAGGTGGTGTCGGCGCTGCAATATCCCGCCTTCGTGCTGGTGGCGGCAGGCGGCGTGCTCGTCTTCTTCCTCATGTTCGTGATGCCGCAATTCTCCTCCGTGCTGCGCGACATGGGGGCGAAGCTGGACCCCATGGTGCAGGTGCTGCTCGATCTGTCGGACGGATTGCAGGCCCACGCCATGGAGGTGGGCATCGCGGCCGTGGTGCTTCCGGCCCTCACCTTCCTCGCGCTTCGGCGGAAGGAAGTGCGCGGGGCGGTGACGGGCGTGCTCTCCAAGCTGCCTCTGGTGCGCACGGTGCTTCTGTTCCGCCGTTCGGCCGTGTTCTGCCGCAACCTCTCCATCCTGCTCGGCAACGGCGTGACGCTGACCGCCGCGCTGCGCATCATCGTGGACGTGATGGCGGCGGGCGAAGAGGCCTCCGTCTGGGCCAAGGCGGCGGACCGGGTGCGCCACGGCGGGCGGCTGTCGGATGCCTTCGCCGAGGGCGACGTGCTGCCGCCCATGGCCATCCGCATGCTGCGCCTTGGCGAGGAGACCGGCCAACTGGCCCTGCTCTCCGGCCGCATCGCCGATTTCTACGAGGAAAAGCTCCAGCGCGCCCTCGCCAGGGTGGTCGCGGTCATCGGCCCGGCGGCCATCGTCACCATTTCGGTGGTGGTGGGCGGGCTCATCGTCTCGGTCATGACCGCGTTGCTGTCGGTCAGCCAAAGCATCGGGTGA
- a CDS encoding GspE/PulE family protein — MSGEGSADFLSFLAARVSGQAAGGGTDTRPLRQVWEASELTAGDFADEVARFYRLPRIALPELMAAPSLVSSFTPRFLREMTVLPFRAADGTAWLAVGDPTDETVVRAAEIVLGSKVTLAVASFEDIATALAERLGADEAAAREAAGPATARAEDDIDSLRDLASGAPVVRAVNDLFDKAMELRASDIHIGPFRTGLEVRLRIDGMLRPIHALADVLPQAVISRIKILAGLDIAERRLPQDGAARLKLGRDEIDVRVAIMPTQHGESAVIRLLARDRGVLTVDKLGLAPHDRETLMKLLALPHGMVVVTGPTGSGKTTTLATILSVLNEPTRKILTIEDPVEYEIRGVFQSQVRPQIGLTFAAALRSFLRQDPDVIMVGEVRDPETAHIAVHAALTGHLVLTTLHTDTAAASVPRMLDLGVEGFLLKSTLRAVIAQRLVRQLCERCKRPHTLSVSDVRDDPRYAALGLAAGETVYEPVGCERCGGAGYRGRIGVFEVLTLSDDIREMIDRHAGAAALDRAAIAGGMTTMLDDGVAKCRAGLTSAAEVLRVTTVR; from the coding sequence ATGAGCGGGGAGGGGAGCGCCGATTTTCTGAGCTTCCTCGCCGCGCGCGTCTCGGGTCAGGCGGCCGGGGGCGGAACGGACACCCGTCCGCTGCGTCAGGTGTGGGAGGCGAGTGAGCTCACCGCTGGCGATTTCGCCGATGAGGTGGCCCGCTTCTACCGGCTGCCCCGCATCGCCCTGCCGGAGCTGATGGCGGCTCCCTCCCTCGTGTCCAGTTTCACCCCGCGCTTTCTGCGCGAGATGACCGTGCTGCCCTTCCGCGCGGCGGACGGCACGGCCTGGCTCGCGGTGGGCGATCCCACCGACGAGACGGTGGTCCGGGCGGCGGAGATCGTGCTGGGGAGCAAGGTCACGCTCGCCGTCGCCTCCTTCGAGGATATCGCCACCGCCTTGGCCGAACGGCTCGGCGCCGACGAGGCGGCCGCCCGCGAGGCCGCCGGTCCCGCCACGGCGCGGGCCGAGGACGACATCGACAGTTTGCGCGACCTCGCCTCCGGCGCGCCGGTGGTGCGGGCGGTGAACGATCTGTTCGACAAGGCCATGGAGCTGCGCGCCAGCGACATCCATATCGGCCCGTTCCGCACCGGCCTCGAGGTGCGGCTGCGCATCGACGGCATGCTGCGCCCCATCCATGCGCTCGCCGACGTGCTGCCGCAGGCGGTCATCTCGCGCATCAAGATTCTTGCCGGCCTCGACATCGCCGAGCGCCGCCTGCCGCAGGACGGCGCGGCGCGCCTCAAGCTCGGGCGCGACGAAATCGACGTGCGCGTCGCCATCATGCCCACCCAGCACGGGGAAAGCGCCGTCATCCGCCTGCTGGCGCGCGACCGGGGCGTGCTCACCGTGGACAAGCTGGGCCTCGCCCCGCACGACCGCGAGACGCTGATGAAGCTGCTCGCGCTGCCCCACGGCATGGTGGTGGTCACCGGCCCCACCGGCTCGGGCAAGACGACCACGCTCGCCACCATCCTCTCGGTTCTCAACGAGCCGACCCGCAAGATCCTCACCATCGAGGACCCGGTGGAGTACGAGATCCGGGGCGTGTTCCAGTCGCAGGTGCGCCCGCAGATCGGGCTTACCTTCGCGGCGGCTCTGCGCTCCTTCCTGCGCCAGGACCCGGACGTCATCATGGTGGGCGAGGTGCGCGACCCGGAGACGGCGCACATCGCCGTCCACGCCGCGCTCACCGGCCATCTGGTGCTCACCACCCTGCACACGGACACCGCCGCCGCCTCGGTGCCGCGCATGCTGGACCTCGGCGTGGAGGGCTTCCTCCTCAAGTCCACCTTGCGCGCGGTGATCGCCCAGCGCCTCGTCCGCCAGCTGTGCGAGCGCTGCAAGCGGCCGCACACCCTTTCGGTCTCGGATGTGCGGGACGACCCGCGCTATGCCGCCCTCGGCCTCGCGGCGGGGGAGACGGTGTACGAGCCGGTCGGCTGCGAGCGCTGCGGCGGAGCCGGCTATCGCGGGCGTATCGGCGTGTTCGAGGTGCTGACCCTCTCGGACGACATCCGCGAGATGATCGACCGCCATGCCGGCGCCGCCGCCCTCGACCGCGCCGCCATCGCCGGCGGCATGACCACCATGCTGGACGATGGCGTCGCCAAGTGCCGCGCCGGCCTCACCTCGGCCGCCGAGGTGCTGCGCGTGACCACGGTGCGCTGA
- the gspD gene encoding type II secretion system secretin GspD, giving the protein MACAILFAAVLSGCSGIMDDTKPQSTFDQVRNIDLSPKPMQPVAQPQQSTDNRQPIEYFATPGAQPVTDPAAVGAAGAAQRGADGGYDLNFENTPVTTVAKVVLTDILGANVIIDPRVQGTISLSSARPVARTDLAYVLESALRANGIALVRDSSGYQLMPLTEAAGSGATDVGTSRPEPGYGVSVVPLRYVSAETLMPVIDSFATRAGMVRVDPGRNVLLIQGTAQERQAAINTALSFDADWMRGQSVGIYPLRNSAPEPLITELETLLDAGEGGLSHKMVKFQAINRMNSVMVVAKKPDLLRTAATWIERLDRSDSSVGVRVYRLRYGEARQTARVLNELFNGTSSQGLDQASNQIAPGSGTSLSSNGGGSNGPMSVQQRLGQTPPQNQSQGQNAQPVNRGETDNELQGGPGSGPSGGGGALLSGVRITADQVNNSLLIYASQENYRIIERTLLQLDQPQLQVAIEATVAEVTLNDQLAYGVQFYLTSNNLGLGKNNGSVMNTLSSSVTDQAINRVLPGFNLLVGRENQPRMILDALHTVTDVKVLSNPSVVVVDNQKATLQVGDEVPVSTGSATVLTSSNTVVNTIEYKNTGIILHVTPRVNVNGQVRLDIEQEISNVTKQPTANGSSSESSTLTPTVSQRRVKSTIAVTSGQTVLLAGLISERSDGVRQGVPVLDQIPGLGDAFAHKDTTVKRTELIIFIRPQIIRDNMDAHTVAEELRAKLKGTVGVLPGGPQPLINR; this is encoded by the coding sequence TTGGCGTGCGCGATCCTCTTCGCCGCGGTCCTCTCCGGCTGCTCGGGCATCATGGACGATACGAAGCCCCAGAGCACATTCGACCAGGTCCGCAACATCGATCTGTCGCCGAAGCCCATGCAGCCTGTGGCCCAGCCGCAACAGTCGACCGACAATCGCCAGCCCATCGAATATTTTGCCACCCCCGGCGCGCAGCCCGTGACCGATCCGGCGGCGGTCGGGGCGGCGGGCGCGGCGCAGCGCGGGGCGGATGGCGGGTACGATCTCAATTTCGAGAACACCCCCGTCACCACCGTCGCCAAGGTGGTGCTCACCGATATCCTCGGCGCCAACGTCATCATCGATCCGCGGGTGCAGGGCACCATCAGCCTGTCCTCGGCCCGCCCCGTCGCCCGCACCGATCTGGCCTATGTGCTGGAGAGCGCCTTGCGCGCCAACGGCATCGCCCTCGTCCGGGATTCCTCCGGCTACCAGCTGATGCCGCTGACCGAGGCGGCCGGCTCTGGCGCCACCGATGTCGGCACATCGCGGCCGGAGCCGGGCTACGGCGTCTCCGTGGTGCCGCTGCGGTATGTCTCGGCGGAGACGCTGATGCCGGTCATCGACAGCTTCGCCACGCGGGCCGGCATGGTGCGGGTGGACCCCGGCCGGAACGTCCTGCTCATCCAGGGCACGGCGCAGGAGCGACAGGCGGCCATCAACACCGCCCTCTCCTTCGATGCCGACTGGATGCGCGGCCAGTCGGTGGGCATCTACCCCCTGCGCAACAGCGCGCCGGAACCGCTCATCACCGAGCTGGAGACGCTGCTCGATGCCGGCGAGGGCGGGCTCAGCCACAAGATGGTGAAGTTCCAGGCCATCAACCGGATGAATTCGGTGATGGTGGTGGCCAAGAAGCCGGACCTGCTGCGCACCGCCGCCACCTGGATCGAGCGCCTCGACCGCTCCGACAGCTCGGTGGGCGTGCGCGTCTATCGCCTGCGCTACGGCGAGGCGCGGCAGACCGCGCGGGTTTTGAACGAGCTGTTCAACGGCACGTCCTCCCAGGGGCTGGACCAGGCCTCCAACCAGATCGCGCCGGGCTCGGGCACCTCGCTTTCATCCAATGGCGGTGGCTCGAACGGCCCCATGTCCGTGCAGCAGCGCCTCGGCCAGACGCCGCCCCAGAACCAGAGCCAGGGCCAGAACGCCCAGCCGGTGAACCGGGGCGAGACCGACAACGAACTGCAGGGCGGTCCCGGCTCCGGGCCGTCCGGTGGCGGCGGGGCGCTGCTCTCGGGCGTCCGCATCACCGCCGATCAGGTGAACAACTCCCTGCTCATCTACGCGAGCCAGGAGAACTACCGCATCATCGAGCGCACCCTGCTCCAGCTCGACCAGCCGCAGTTGCAGGTGGCCATCGAGGCGACGGTGGCGGAGGTGACGCTCAACGACCAGCTCGCCTATGGCGTGCAGTTCTATCTCACCAGCAACAATCTGGGCCTCGGCAAGAACAACGGCTCCGTGATGAACACGCTGTCCTCAAGCGTCACCGACCAGGCGATCAACCGCGTGCTGCCCGGCTTCAACCTGCTGGTCGGGCGCGAGAACCAGCCGCGGATGATCCTCGACGCCTTGCACACCGTGACCGACGTGAAGGTGCTGTCCAACCCCTCCGTGGTGGTGGTGGACAACCAGAAGGCGACACTTCAGGTGGGCGACGAGGTGCCGGTCTCCACCGGCAGCGCCACCGTGCTCACCTCCTCGAACACGGTGGTGAACACCATCGAGTACAAGAACACCGGCATCATCCTGCACGTGACGCCGCGGGTGAACGTGAACGGGCAGGTGCGGCTCGATATCGAGCAGGAGATCAGCAACGTCACCAAGCAGCCCACCGCCAACGGCAGCTCGTCCGAGAGCTCGACCCTCACCCCCACCGTCTCCCAGCGCCGGGTGAAGAGCACCATCGCGGTGACGAGCGGGCAGACGGTGCTGCTCGCCGGCCTCATCAGCGAGCGCAGCGACGGCGTGCGGCAGGGCGTGCCGGTGCTCGACCAGATCCCGGGCTTGGGCGATGCCTTCGCCCATAAGGACACCACGGTGAAGCGCACCGAGCTCATCATCTTCATCCGCCCCCAGATCATCCGCGACAATATGGATGCCCACACGGTGGCGGAGGAATTGCGCGCCAAGCTCAAGGGCACGGTGGGCGTGCTGCCGGGCGGCCCGCAGCCGCTCATCAACCGGTGA
- a CDS encoding prepilin peptidase codes for MAEAATGDAVHQPSLGDGLPGSLGAHPRVASRGEVAALAAVCLAAMGASLAVAGLPTGLPLAALVPVLAAIAVIDARHFLIPDTLNAAGIALGLVHVVLAADDVAEGLIVSGVRGILLGLLFLGLRTGYRVLRGRDGLGLGDVKLAVLAGVWLEVTAIPLAIEIAALSALLAYALRRRAAGRALRLDGRLPFGLFLAPAVWIAFMIDALLLKAS; via the coding sequence ATGGCCGAAGCCGCAACGGGTGATGCCGTGCACCAGCCTTCCCTTGGCGACGGACTTCCCGGAAGCCTCGGCGCCCATCCGCGCGTGGCCAGCCGGGGCGAGGTCGCGGCCCTCGCCGCCGTCTGCCTCGCCGCCATGGGCGCGAGCCTCGCGGTGGCGGGGCTTCCCACCGGCCTGCCGCTTGCCGCTCTGGTGCCGGTGCTGGCGGCCATCGCCGTCATCGACGCGCGGCACTTCCTCATTCCCGATACCCTGAACGCCGCCGGCATCGCCCTTGGGCTTGTCCATGTGGTGCTCGCCGCCGACGACGTTGCGGAAGGGCTGATCGTTTCCGGCGTGCGCGGCATTCTCCTGGGCCTGCTCTTCCTCGGCCTGCGGACGGGCTATCGCGTGCTGCGCGGACGCGACGGGCTGGGGCTCGGCGACGTAAAGCTCGCGGTGCTGGCCGGCGTCTGGCTGGAGGTGACGGCCATTCCCCTCGCCATCGAGATCGCGGCCCTGTCCGCCCTCCTCGCCTACGCCCTGCGCCGCCGCGCGGCGGGCCGGGCGCTGCGCCTCGACGGACGGCTGCCGTTCGGCCTTTTTCTCGCGCCGGCGGTGTGGATCGCCTTCATGATCGACGCCCTCCTCCTCAAGGCGAGCTGA
- a CDS encoding tetratricopeptide repeat protein: MLALILALALAAGPVMAGSRDGPQSRAYAAYAKGDYVTAAALLIPLAWEGDAKAQGMVGYLYETGKGVPQDFVVSAQWYGCAAEQGDPTAQYLLGLAYDKGRGVPIDVVLSQKWLILAAARAGKQERDTFTRIRDAVASKMSRAQIAAAQEQAILWMPAPPYVPQPLWLNRPRSFTPF; the protein is encoded by the coding sequence ATGCTGGCTCTGATTCTGGCGCTGGCGCTCGCCGCCGGGCCGGTGATGGCCGGCAGCCGGGACGGTCCCCAGTCCCGCGCCTACGCCGCCTATGCCAAGGGTGACTACGTGACCGCCGCCGCGCTGCTCATTCCCCTCGCATGGGAAGGGGATGCGAAGGCGCAGGGGATGGTCGGCTACCTCTACGAGACCGGAAAGGGCGTGCCGCAGGATTTCGTTGTTTCGGCCCAATGGTACGGCTGCGCCGCCGAGCAGGGCGACCCCACCGCGCAATACCTTCTCGGCCTCGCCTACGACAAGGGCCGGGGCGTGCCCATCGACGTGGTGCTCTCGCAGAAATGGCTGATCCTCGCCGCCGCCCGCGCCGGCAAGCAGGAGCGCGACACCTTCACCCGCATCCGCGATGCGGTGGCCTCCAAGATGAGCCGGGCGCAGATCGCCGCCGCGCAGGAGCAGGCCATCCTGTGGATGCCGGCCCCGCCCTATGTGCCCCAGCCCCTCTGGCTGAACCGGCCGCGCTCGTTCACGCCCTTCTAA
- a CDS encoding YidB family protein: MALFDQMIGGLVSSVVGQIKKSGAVGGLLDSLLNSPAVAALPGWIDRTMAGTSFGGIEGFAEALRAGGLSEALDSWIADGPNLPVDADAIVAALGEARIAELAAAFNLPAAPLPGLMARFLPVIVDRLSPDGTFELPERSAA; the protein is encoded by the coding sequence ATGGCCCTGTTCGACCAGATGATCGGCGGGCTCGTTTCGAGCGTCGTCGGCCAGATCAAGAAGAGCGGCGCCGTGGGCGGCCTGCTCGATAGCCTCCTGAACAGCCCAGCCGTCGCCGCTTTGCCCGGCTGGATCGACCGGACCATGGCCGGCACCAGCTTCGGCGGCATCGAGGGATTCGCCGAGGCCCTGCGCGCGGGCGGCCTTTCGGAGGCGCTGGACAGCTGGATCGCCGACGGTCCGAACCTGCCGGTGGACGCGGACGCCATCGTCGCGGCGCTGGGCGAGGCACGCATCGCGGAACTCGCCGCCGCCTTCAACTTGCCGGCCGCGCCTTTGCCGGGCCTGATGGCCCGCTTCCTGCCGGTGATCGTGGACCGGCTGAGCCCGGACGGCACGTTCGAGCTGCCCGAGCGGTCCGCCGCCTGA